From a single Oxalobacter vibrioformis genomic region:
- a CDS encoding homospermidine synthase — protein sequence MNIPRENFTGNLLMIGLGSIAKGVIPLFLRHLTITPQKIKVISANADEEGIAKTYGITHQQITLTEANYRSIIEPNLKKGDFLVNLSVNVSSLALMALCREKEVLYIDTSIEPWEGGYTKETATLSERSNYMLREHALNFGRKEKKAPTAVICQGANPGMVSGFLKQALLNLAADNNIDANPVTKEDWAKLAQQLEIRTIHVAERDTQNVAIYKPRDTFINTWSIDGFIGEGLQPCELGWGTHEKHWPEDGVSHETGCQSAIMLALPGAAVKVRSWTPLEGAYLGFLITHNESISIADYLTVREGDKVVYRPTVHYAYHPCDDAILSLHELAGKNWREQSKKILIRDEINQGVDELGVLLMGNKKGVYWYGSRLSISEARNLVPYNNATSLQVAAGVLAGVIYAIRNPEESIIEPDNMDHNVMLEIAGPYLGEVVGEYGDWTPLSGRNWPFKEDLDESDPWQFKNIRVQ from the coding sequence TTGAACATTCCACGCGAGAATTTTACGGGTAATCTGCTCATGATCGGACTGGGCAGCATTGCAAAGGGTGTTATCCCGTTATTTTTGCGTCACCTGACGATCACACCACAGAAGATCAAGGTGATTTCCGCTAACGCAGACGAGGAAGGAATTGCCAAAACCTATGGTATTACTCATCAGCAAATCACCCTGACTGAAGCCAATTACCGCTCTATTATTGAGCCCAACCTGAAAAAAGGCGATTTCCTGGTCAATCTTTCCGTCAATGTTTCCAGCCTGGCTCTCATGGCGCTCTGCCGTGAAAAAGAAGTCCTTTATATCGATACGTCTATCGAGCCCTGGGAAGGCGGCTATACAAAAGAAACGGCTACCCTCTCTGAACGCTCCAACTATATGTTGCGAGAACATGCGTTGAATTTTGGCAGGAAAGAGAAAAAAGCGCCTACGGCTGTTATCTGCCAGGGCGCCAACCCCGGTATGGTATCAGGCTTTCTCAAGCAAGCTCTCTTGAACCTGGCGGCAGACAATAACATTGACGCCAATCCTGTAACGAAAGAAGACTGGGCAAAACTGGCGCAGCAACTGGAAATCAGGACGATCCATGTCGCCGAGCGCGATACACAGAATGTTGCGATATACAAACCGCGTGATACGTTTATCAACACATGGTCAATTGACGGCTTCATCGGTGAAGGCCTTCAGCCCTGTGAACTGGGCTGGGGTACCCATGAAAAGCACTGGCCGGAAGATGGGGTCTCCCACGAAACCGGCTGCCAGTCAGCCATCATGCTGGCCCTGCCGGGTGCAGCAGTAAAAGTCAGAAGCTGGACGCCGCTTGAGGGCGCCTATCTGGGTTTTCTTATCACCCACAACGAATCCATTTCCATTGCGGATTACCTGACTGTCCGGGAGGGCGACAAGGTAGTCTATCGCCCGACTGTGCATTACGCCTATCACCCCTGCGATGATGCCATCCTTTCCCTGCATGAACTGGCCGGGAAAAACTGGCGTGAGCAATCGAAAAAAATCCTCATCCGCGATGAAATCAACCAGGGCGTCGATGAATTGGGCGTTTTACTCATGGGGAACAAAAAAGGCGTCTACTGGTATGGTTCACGCCTTTCCATCAGCGAGGCCCGCAATCTGGTGCCCTATAATAATGCAACCAGCCTGCAGGTCGCTGCAGGCGTCTTAGCGGGTGTCATTTATGCCATCCGCAATCCGGAAGAAAGCATTATTGAACCGGATAACATGGACCACAATGTCATGCTGGAAATTGCCGGCCCTTACCTTGGCGAGGTCGTTGGCGAGTATGGCGACTGGACACCGCTATCCGGACGCAACTGGCCTTTTAAGGAAGACCTGGATGAAAGCGATCCCTGGCAATTCAAAAACATCAGGGTCCAATAA
- a CDS encoding VTT domain-containing protein, with translation MDFMQFLDMVIHVDKTLGMVISNYGTQVYVMLFGIIFCETGLVVMPFLPGDSLLFIAGAFCATGAMDMWLLMALLIFAAISGNTVNYWVGKKVGRSVFTKDYAWLDKKALHHTQAFFEKHGGKTITLSRFVPIVRTFAPFVAGVSDMPFGRFQFYNITGGVGWVVSLVVAGYFFGNIPIIRDHLNTIVLLGVCAAIVPIIIGGIWRFYLKVVRSN, from the coding sequence ATGGATTTCATGCAGTTTCTCGACATGGTCATTCATGTCGATAAAACGCTGGGTATGGTAATCAGCAATTACGGGACACAGGTTTACGTGATGCTGTTTGGTATTATCTTTTGCGAGACGGGCCTCGTCGTCATGCCGTTTCTGCCGGGAGATTCCCTGCTCTTTATTGCCGGTGCTTTTTGTGCCACTGGCGCCATGGATATGTGGCTTTTGATGGCACTTCTCATTTTTGCTGCTATCTCGGGTAATACGGTAAATTACTGGGTGGGGAAAAAGGTCGGACGAAGCGTATTTACAAAAGATTATGCCTGGCTTGACAAAAAGGCGCTTCATCATACCCAGGCATTTTTTGAAAAACACGGGGGGAAAACCATTACGCTTTCGCGCTTTGTGCCGATTGTCCGGACCTTTGCGCCTTTCGTTGCCGGTGTTTCCGATATGCCTTTCGGGCGCTTCCAGTTTTATAACATCACGGGTGGCGTCGGTTGGGTGGTGAGTCTTGTCGTTGCCGGCTATTTCTTTGGCAATATCCCCATTATCCGTGACCATCTGAATACGATCGTCCTGCTTGGCGTCTGCGCTGCGATTGTTCCTATCATCATTGGCGGCATCTGGCGCTTTTACCTCAAGGTAGTCCGCTCCAACTGA
- a CDS encoding disulfide bond formation protein B encodes MTSRKLLGFIILLCCGFIVFALYLQHYQDVLPCPLCVVQRYAYIAIAICCLFGRYTPFIRLASFFSLLVAVGGAFAASMQLWAIKNPAIQCGRDPLEATMNSLLPAKWLPSVFKSEGYCGEVLDRILGLTPPEWSLAWFMLFAFIFFIIMLRRRR; translated from the coding sequence ATGACTTCACGAAAACTCCTTGGCTTTATCATACTGCTGTGCTGCGGTTTTATCGTGTTTGCCCTTTATCTGCAACACTATCAGGATGTGCTCCCTTGCCCATTGTGTGTGGTGCAGCGCTATGCCTATATTGCCATTGCAATTTGTTGCCTCTTTGGCCGGTATACCCCCTTTATTCGCCTGGCATCGTTCTTTTCTCTTCTGGTAGCTGTAGGCGGTGCTTTTGCTGCCTCCATGCAGTTATGGGCCATAAAAAACCCCGCCATCCAGTGCGGGCGCGATCCGCTGGAAGCCACCATGAACAGCCTGCTGCCAGCCAAGTGGCTGCCATCCGTTTTCAAGTCGGAAGGGTATTGCGGCGAAGTGCTGGACCGGATTTTGGGGTTGACGCCCCCTGAGTGGTCTCTGGCATGGTTCATGCTCTTTGCCTTTATCTTCTTTATTATCATGCTGCGCCGTCGCAGATGA
- the prfA gene encoding peptide chain release factor 1, translating to MKPSMLAKLEQLALHLRELDELLMQPDAASNQDNYRRLTREHAEISPVVALFEAYRQAKSDQEAAEEMLQDAEMKAFAQQEIEAASEKMVKAEEELQIMLLPKDPNDDKNIFLEIRAGTGGDESAIFAGDLLRMYSRFAEHNRWQVEIVSSSHSEQGGYREVIIRLVGRGAYSRMKFESGGHRVQRVPVTETQGRIHTSACTVAVMPEADDIEEIQINPAELRIDTFRASGAGGQHINKTDSAVRITHLPTGIVVECQDDRSQHKNRAQAMSVLVSRIKDIQTREQQAKEAATRKSLIGSGDRSERIRTYNYPQGRVTDHRINLTLYKLEAIMDGDLDELTNALATEHKAELLAEMGENV from the coding sequence ATGAAACCGTCGATGCTCGCCAAACTGGAGCAACTGGCCCTTCACCTGAGGGAGCTGGATGAATTGCTGATGCAGCCGGATGCGGCATCCAATCAGGATAATTACCGACGGCTGACACGGGAGCATGCGGAGATTTCCCCCGTTGTCGCGCTTTTTGAAGCATATCGCCAGGCAAAATCCGACCAGGAGGCTGCAGAAGAAATGCTGCAGGATGCCGAGATGAAAGCGTTTGCACAGCAGGAGATCGAGGCAGCCAGCGAAAAGATGGTAAAGGCAGAAGAAGAGCTGCAAATCATGCTGCTGCCAAAAGACCCGAATGATGACAAGAATATTTTCCTGGAAATCCGGGCGGGCACCGGCGGTGATGAATCAGCGATTTTTGCCGGCGATCTGCTGCGCATGTATTCCCGTTTTGCCGAGCATAACCGATGGCAGGTGGAAATTGTCTCATCTTCACACTCAGAGCAGGGTGGATACCGGGAGGTGATTATCCGCCTTGTCGGAAGAGGCGCTTACTCAAGGATGAAATTCGAATCAGGCGGTCACCGTGTCCAGCGGGTTCCTGTCACAGAAACACAGGGAAGAATTCATACGTCTGCCTGTACGGTTGCTGTTATGCCCGAGGCAGATGATATTGAGGAAATACAAATCAATCCGGCTGAATTGCGGATTGATACCTTTCGTGCATCCGGTGCTGGCGGGCAGCATATCAACAAGACGGATTCCGCTGTCAGGATCACGCATCTTCCGACAGGTATTGTCGTGGAATGCCAGGATGACAGAAGCCAGCACAAAAACCGTGCACAGGCCATGTCGGTGCTGGTTTCCCGGATCAAAGATATCCAGACGCGGGAGCAACAGGCCAAAGAGGCCGCTACACGCAAAAGCCTGATCGGCTCTGGCGACAGGAGCGAACGGATTCGCACCTACAATTATCCGCAGGGAAGGGTCACAGACCATCGCATCAATCTCACACTGTACAAGCTGGAAGCCATCATGGATGGGGATCTGGATGAACTGACCAATGCGCTGGCCACCGAACACAAGGCAGAACTGCTGGCCGAGATGGGGGAAAACGTCTGA
- a CDS encoding GNAT family N-acetyltransferase, with amino-acid sequence MKIDIQRAQLTDARDIAVMTGEYRAEMAALAGVSEIDFQLKEETAILDGFLDNADYAVLIARSVRGHPLGYVTLFESQPYADAAYGIIEQLYVRPFYRQRRIARRMLNEAREFASKKRWRRLLVTFPVFFSLDAARSLFEKQGFRDPGQRKQWLLI; translated from the coding sequence ATGAAGATCGATATTCAAAGGGCTCAGTTAACTGACGCGCGTGATATTGCCGTGATGACAGGCGAATACCGCGCGGAGATGGCAGCTTTGGCCGGTGTGTCAGAAATTGATTTTCAACTGAAGGAAGAAACGGCCATACTGGACGGATTTCTGGATAATGCAGATTATGCGGTGTTGATTGCACGCAGTGTGCGTGGTCATCCGCTGGGTTATGTCACGCTCTTTGAATCCCAGCCGTATGCGGACGCTGCATACGGGATTATTGAACAGCTTTATGTTCGCCCGTTTTACCGCCAGCGCCGGATTGCCCGCCGCATGCTTAATGAAGCCAGGGAGTTTGCTTCAAAAAAACGATGGAGGCGCCTTCTGGTAACTTTTCCGGTATTTTTCTCGCTTGATGCGGCACGATCGCTTTTTGAAAAACAGGGATTCAGGGACCCGGGGCAGAGAAAGCAGTGGCTGCTGATATGA
- a CDS encoding RsmB/NOP family class I SAM-dependent RNA methyltransferase produces MKWLSPHVLTHTEQVLREIMSFAAPADGVLSRYFREHRKIGSRERGAIAEAVYAILRHRLFFTNYAESGNGPMMRRLALLGLAESAGAKTITGLSDAEQEWLGRMEKIDRAQLGARVRADMPEWIYDRLIAQYGEDEVLLLAAALNVPAPLDLRVNTLKAKRDEVMAELAKAPVVAEPTPYASLGLRVEKKTALQNIPLFKEGAIEVQDEGSQILAQIVGAKRGEMVADFCAGAGGKTLALGSAMRNTGRLYAFDVSDKRLAKMKPRLSRSGLSNVHPVHIAHERDARIKRLAGKVDRVLVDSPCSGLGTLRRNPDIKWRQTPEGLVELTEKQAAILASASRLVKPGGRLVYATCSLLEEENEQIVRDFLAKHPDFTLRPMKDVLAEQKIDLEMDDFLKLLPHKHQTDGFFAAVLEKTGADPA; encoded by the coding sequence ATGAAGTGGTTATCCCCACATGTCCTGACACATACAGAGCAGGTACTGCGCGAAATCATGAGTTTTGCGGCACCGGCAGATGGTGTGCTTTCGCGTTATTTCCGCGAACACCGCAAGATTGGTTCCCGTGAGAGAGGGGCTATTGCAGAAGCGGTGTATGCCATATTGCGCCATCGCCTTTTTTTTACCAATTATGCCGAATCGGGAAACGGCCCCATGATGCGACGTCTTGCATTGCTCGGGCTGGCAGAATCTGCCGGGGCAAAAACCATCACCGGGCTTTCCGATGCGGAGCAGGAATGGCTGGGCAGAATGGAGAAAATTGATCGCGCACAATTGGGCGCACGGGTTCGTGCGGATATGCCGGAATGGATTTATGACCGGCTTATTGCCCAGTATGGTGAGGATGAAGTGCTTTTGCTGGCAGCGGCCCTGAATGTGCCGGCACCGCTTGATTTGCGTGTCAATACACTGAAAGCCAAACGCGATGAGGTTATGGCTGAGTTGGCCAAGGCACCGGTTGTTGCCGAGCCGACACCGTATGCGTCGCTGGGCCTGAGGGTGGAAAAAAAGACGGCACTGCAGAATATTCCGCTCTTTAAGGAGGGGGCCATTGAGGTACAGGATGAGGGCAGCCAGATCCTTGCTCAGATTGTCGGCGCGAAAAGAGGCGAGATGGTCGCGGATTTTTGTGCCGGTGCGGGTGGAAAGACGCTGGCATTGGGTTCTGCCATGCGCAATACCGGGCGGCTTTATGCTTTTGATGTCTCGGACAAGCGCCTGGCAAAGATGAAGCCCCGCCTTTCCCGAAGTGGCCTGTCCAATGTCCATCCGGTGCATATTGCGCACGAGCGTGATGCCCGGATCAAGCGGCTGGCGGGAAAGGTGGATCGTGTCCTGGTGGATTCTCCCTGCAGCGGGCTGGGTACCTTGAGACGCAACCCTGATATCAAATGGCGCCAGACGCCGGAAGGGCTTGTAGAGCTGACCGAAAAGCAGGCGGCGATCTTGGCATCGGCCTCACGCCTGGTGAAACCGGGGGGCAGGCTGGTGTATGCCACCTGCAGCCTGCTGGAAGAGGAAAATGAGCAGATTGTGCGGGATTTTCTGGCAAAACATCCCGATTTTACGCTGCGTCCGATGAAAGACGTTCTGGCAGAACAGAAGATTGATCTGGAAATGGATGATTTTCTTAAATTGTTGCCGCATAAGCATCAGACAGACGGTTTTTTTGCTGCAGTACTGGAAAAAACCGGCGCCGACCCCGCTTAA
- a CDS encoding response regulator transcription factor, translated as MSRSLSAAGYACQLCRNRDRLIDMVDSQLPDILLLRLDEKEEGIFSLISQVKEKGVKRILLLVKAGQEALVNGGLFAGGDDYLCLPVRQYELQTRISVLARQIMPDVKQHYYLKYGHYEFARYPNDLIVSGKSIRLTAKEFDLALLFFRHIGMPLSRAHIAEAIWDMDGNEMIRTIDTHVSRVRNKLNLKPKNGFLLEQVYGFGYQLLSLAEK; from the coding sequence ATGTCCCGTTCACTTTCTGCTGCCGGTTATGCCTGCCAGCTCTGTCGCAATCGTGATCGACTGATCGATATGGTTGACTCCCAATTGCCGGATATCCTGCTGTTGCGTTTGGACGAGAAAGAGGAAGGCATTTTTTCGCTGATCAGCCAGGTAAAGGAAAAAGGGGTCAAGAGAATCCTGCTTCTGGTAAAAGCAGGGCAGGAAGCCCTGGTAAACGGAGGATTGTTCGCCGGGGGAGATGATTATCTGTGCCTTCCCGTAAGGCAGTATGAATTGCAAACGCGTATCAGTGTGCTGGCCAGGCAGATCATGCCGGATGTCAAACAGCACTATTACCTGAAATATGGCCATTATGAGTTTGCCAGGTATCCGAATGATCTGATCGTTTCGGGAAAAAGCATCAGGCTTACGGCCAAAGAGTTTGACCTGGCCTTGCTGTTTTTCCGTCATATCGGCATGCCTTTGTCCAGGGCGCATATTGCTGAGGCGATATGGGACATGGATGGCAATGAAATGATCAGGACGATTGATACCCATGTTTCCCGTGTCAGGAACAAGCTGAACCTCAAACCGAAAAACGGTTTTCTGCTGGAGCAGGTGTATGGTTTTGGCTACCAGTTGCTTTCCTTGGCAGAAAAGTGA
- the purN gene encoding phosphoribosylglycinamide formyltransferase — protein sequence MKKIVILISGRGSNMEAIIRSLKAEDWPAEIAAVISNTEKAAGLATAENAGIATEVVSRGEFSSRQSYDTMLSEAIDRYAPDLVVLAGFMRILTAEFVRHYEGRIINIHPSLLPAFTGLHTHERAIEAGVRLHGATVHFVTPELDAGPIIAQAVVPVLPDDTEASLAARVLEQEHRLYPRVVRWFVEGKVRFDAGRVRLDDAINTPAEFILTGDFS from the coding sequence ATGAAAAAAATAGTTATCCTTATTTCGGGACGTGGCAGCAATATGGAAGCCATCATCCGCTCGCTGAAAGCGGAGGACTGGCCCGCAGAAATCGCCGCTGTCATCAGTAATACGGAAAAAGCCGCAGGGCTTGCCACGGCAGAAAATGCAGGGATCGCCACAGAGGTGGTTTCGCGGGGTGAATTCAGCAGCCGGCAGTCATATGACACGATGCTGTCTGAAGCCATTGACCGGTATGCGCCCGATCTGGTGGTGCTGGCAGGTTTCATGCGGATTCTTACCGCAGAATTTGTCCGCCACTACGAGGGACGAATCATCAATATCCATCCCTCTTTGCTTCCCGCTTTTACGGGATTGCACACCCACGAACGTGCGATTGAAGCAGGCGTAAGGCTGCATGGCGCTACCGTGCATTTCGTCACGCCGGAACTGGATGCCGGGCCGATCATTGCACAGGCGGTGGTACCGGTTTTACCGGATGATACTGAAGCGTCACTGGCTGCGCGTGTACTGGAGCAGGAGCATCGGCTTTATCCCCGCGTGGTGCGATGGTTTGTTGAAGGGAAGGTCAGGTTTGACGCGGGCAGGGTACGCCTGGATGACGCCATCAACACGCCCGCAGAATTTATCCTGACTGGAGATTTTTCATGA
- the miaA gene encoding tRNA (adenosine(37)-N6)-dimethylallyltransferase MiaA: MESKPFAVAIMGPTASGKTAAALEVAQHIPAEIISVDSALVYRDMTIGTAKPTPDERRMVPHHLIDLVDPSESYSVSRFREDVFRLVIEISQRGKLPLLVGGTMMYFKGLLAGLDDLPGADPAIRARIDEDAAREGWPALHQKLALLDPDTAARLKPNDSQRIQRALEIIEITGKPLSELHTGRKNTELPFVLLPVALEPSNRSMLHERIATRFDHMLENDRLIDEVRALRNREDLHLGLPSMRCVGYRQTWQYLDGEFDRKALREKGIAATRQLAKRQLTWLRAMPERRVVDCLSPDAAQEIITLVKKALAEHTGTKEK; this comes from the coding sequence ATGGAAAGCAAACCCTTCGCTGTTGCCATCATGGGGCCGACGGCATCCGGAAAAACCGCTGCAGCACTTGAGGTGGCGCAGCATATTCCGGCAGAGATCATTTCCGTTGACTCCGCCCTTGTTTACCGGGACATGACGATCGGCACTGCCAAGCCCACGCCTGACGAGCGCCGCATGGTTCCACACCATCTCATTGATCTGGTTGATCCGTCCGAATCCTATTCCGTTTCCCGCTTCAGGGAAGACGTGTTCCGCCTGGTCATTGAAATCAGCCAGCGGGGGAAATTACCCCTGCTGGTTGGCGGCACCATGATGTATTTCAAGGGGCTTTTGGCTGGTCTTGATGATCTGCCGGGTGCTGATCCGGCTATCCGCGCCCGAATCGATGAAGATGCTGCCCGTGAGGGATGGCCGGCTCTGCATCAAAAGCTGGCCCTGCTCGACCCGGATACTGCAGCACGCTTAAAGCCCAACGACTCACAGCGCATCCAGCGGGCCCTTGAAATCATCGAAATCACCGGCAAACCGCTCTCCGAACTGCATACCGGAAGAAAAAACACCGAATTGCCTTTCGTGCTGCTTCCTGTTGCACTGGAGCCGTCTAATCGCAGCATGCTTCACGAGCGCATCGCAACACGATTTGACCACATGCTGGAAAATGACAGGCTCATAGATGAAGTGCGCGCCCTGCGCAACAGGGAAGATCTGCACTTGGGCCTGCCATCCATGCGCTGTGTCGGCTATCGCCAGACATGGCAATATCTTGATGGCGAATTTGACCGGAAAGCGCTGAGGGAAAAAGGCATTGCCGCCACCCGCCAACTCGCCAAGCGCCAGCTTACCTGGTTAAGAGCCATGCCTGAGCGCCGGGTTGTCGACTGCCTGTCACCCGATGCGGCACAAGAGATCATTACCCTCGTAAAAAAAGCGCTGGCAGAGCATACAGGAACCAAAGAAAAATAA
- the prmC gene encoding peptide chain release factor N(5)-glutamine methyltransferase → MTPVAPESAKDADAALFAHIRGGIRIGALFRKPVVDPVDLRILLEYALGISHVQLVIQSERELGEKEAHIVLELLMRRYRGEPVAHIVGEREFYGLPFSITPDVLIPRPETELLVELAISRLPENGVLLDLGTGSGAIAVAVAHERPDVSVTATDVSPAALDVAKENARRNLAAGRDIRFYQGEWFAALPAPFRFDLIVSNPPYIVVGDVHLSAGDLRYEPQGALTDFGDGLSAFRELTAHAVGWLNPNGWLLMEHGYDQAEAVRKRLLANGFASVQSFKDLAGIERVSGGVFPG, encoded by the coding sequence ATGACGCCTGTCGCACCGGAAAGCGCAAAAGACGCGGATGCTGCACTATTTGCCCATATCAGGGGAGGTATCCGGATTGGCGCCCTGTTCAGAAAACCTGTGGTTGATCCGGTTGATCTGCGGATATTGCTGGAATATGCGCTGGGCATATCCCATGTCCAACTGGTGATACAGTCAGAGCGTGAGCTGGGAGAAAAGGAAGCGCATATTGTCCTGGAACTGCTGATGCGTCGCTATAGGGGGGAGCCTGTGGCGCATATTGTTGGTGAGCGGGAATTTTATGGCCTGCCGTTTTCCATCACACCGGATGTCCTGATTCCCCGGCCTGAGACTGAGCTGCTGGTGGAACTGGCAATATCCCGCCTTCCTGAAAACGGCGTATTGCTGGATCTGGGTACGGGTTCTGGAGCGATTGCCGTTGCCGTTGCCCACGAAAGGCCGGACGTTTCTGTGACCGCAACCGATGTTTCGCCTGCCGCGCTTGATGTCGCAAAGGAAAATGCCCGGCGCAACCTGGCCGCTGGCCGGGATATCCGTTTTTACCAGGGGGAATGGTTTGCTGCGTTGCCAGCCCCCTTCCGTTTTGATCTGATTGTTTCCAATCCGCCGTATATCGTGGTCGGAGATGTGCATCTTTCAGCGGGGGATTTGCGTTATGAGCCACAAGGGGCGCTCACCGACTTTGGTGACGGGCTTTCGGCTTTTCGTGAACTCACGGCGCATGCGGTTGGCTGGCTGAACCCGAATGGCTGGCTTTTGATGGAGCACGGGTATGATCAGGCGGAGGCCGTAAGAAAACGGTTGCTTGCCAACGGCTTTGCCTCTGTACAGAGCTTCAAAGACCTGGCAGGGATTGAACGGGTGAGTGGCGGTGTTTTTCCCGGATGA